Proteins encoded in a region of the Mucilaginibacter sabulilitoris genome:
- a CDS encoding GNAT family N-acetyltransferase codes for MEIHGKGFTLRGWLDGDEESLQKHADNPKISVFLLDRFPYPYTLEEATKWVAFTKKQQPLTNFAIAIDGQVCGGIAADLMIDANSKTAEIGYWLAEPYWNRGIITDAVRLITSYAFENLDVIRLQAGVFDKNSASMRVLEKAGYVKEGVLRHALIKNGEVMDKHMYAILKES; via the coding sequence ATGGAAATACACGGCAAGGGGTTTACTTTAAGGGGATGGTTGGATGGTGATGAGGAATCACTGCAGAAACATGCGGACAACCCTAAAATATCGGTTTTTTTGTTGGACCGCTTCCCTTACCCCTATACTTTAGAGGAAGCCACCAAATGGGTTGCTTTTACGAAAAAACAGCAACCGCTAACCAATTTCGCCATAGCCATTGACGGACAGGTTTGCGGCGGCATAGCTGCAGATTTGATGATTGATGCCAACAGCAAGACAGCCGAAATAGGATACTGGCTTGCCGAACCTTATTGGAATCGTGGTATTATAACAGATGCTGTGCGGCTGATAACCAGCTATGCTTTTGAAAATTTAGATGTCATACGCTTACAGGCGGGTGTGTTTGACAAAAATTCCGCATCTATGCGGGTACTGGAAAAAGCCGGATATGTTAAAGAAGGCGTACTGCGCCATGCCCTTATTAAAAACGGCGAAGTAATGGATAAACACATGTACGCCATTCTGAAAGAATCTTAA
- a CDS encoding FAD-dependent oxidoreductase: MVKKILIIIFLLNSSFIYAQTIKTDILVIGGGASGTAAAIQGARSKLKTLLVEPGPWLGGSMTAGGMCVVEGNRNLPSGIWGEFRKHVRDFYKPRLGYDSTYNAVLRFEPYTGAAILKKITDTVKNLTVKLNTPWTAIEKDGTGWQVSIMVNNKSTTIKAKVVIDATETGDVAAKAGEAFVSGFDSALDTGEGLAPKEALPRVQDITWIAIVKDFGKTANKTIIKPEDYDAANYACLKGKDIAKMLNDGRLPNDKYMIKWAGCGNQYPTTADDLKPANRNAFYAKARLHTLGLVYYLQTELGFKNLGIDDEFPTPDHLPFIPYIREASRAKGLVRMTLNDVYDPYNQALKLYRTSIAVGDASPGQHYGEGTAPKTNYPSFTAYSVPLGAIVLKDLDNLLVTEKAMSVSHLVNASSMYPSVQMSIGQGAGATAAFCAFFKTTTKKLNVRIIQGELLDFKAWLLPFTDIKQSDPYFRSIQQVGATGLLKGVQQVNGNSAELLFMPDSIVNTAEVEPFFKEIYSRAFLWFNREKPAEKFTQGNLLSFISEITLTEPKALQISMQKAWKTQYKFTSDFDMNRPVTRREFAVLTNKFLNPFARTVDVTGRMLN; this comes from the coding sequence ATGGTTAAAAAGATACTTATCATTATTTTCCTTTTAAATAGTTCATTTATATATGCCCAAACCATCAAAACCGATATACTGGTAATAGGCGGCGGAGCCAGTGGTACAGCCGCCGCCATACAGGGTGCGCGCAGCAAATTAAAAACCTTATTGGTTGAACCCGGACCGTGGCTTGGCGGCAGCATGACCGCCGGGGGAATGTGTGTAGTGGAGGGTAACCGTAATTTACCATCGGGCATTTGGGGGGAGTTTCGCAAACATGTAAGAGATTTTTATAAACCCAGGCTTGGGTATGATTCTACTTATAATGCAGTACTGCGGTTTGAGCCATACACAGGTGCTGCTATCCTAAAAAAAATAACAGATACCGTTAAAAATCTAACGGTAAAATTAAATACTCCCTGGACGGCCATTGAAAAGGATGGTACCGGCTGGCAGGTAAGTATAATGGTAAATAATAAAAGCACCACCATTAAAGCCAAGGTAGTTATTGATGCCACAGAAACGGGCGACGTAGCCGCCAAAGCAGGCGAGGCATTTGTATCGGGGTTTGATAGCGCGCTGGATACAGGTGAGGGACTCGCACCGAAAGAAGCTTTGCCGCGCGTACAGGATATTACCTGGATTGCCATTGTAAAAGATTTCGGTAAAACCGCTAACAAAACGATCATAAAGCCTGAGGATTATGACGCTGCCAATTATGCGTGCCTAAAAGGGAAGGATATAGCTAAAATGCTGAACGACGGCCGGTTACCAAATGATAAATATATGATAAAGTGGGCAGGCTGCGGCAATCAATATCCAACTACAGCTGATGATTTGAAACCCGCTAACCGCAATGCTTTTTATGCCAAAGCGCGTTTACATACTTTAGGGCTCGTATACTATTTGCAAACAGAGCTCGGATTTAAAAATCTGGGTATTGATGATGAATTTCCAACGCCAGATCACCTACCTTTTATCCCCTACATCCGCGAGGCCTCACGTGCCAAAGGGCTGGTGCGCATGACACTTAATGATGTGTACGATCCGTATAATCAGGCTTTGAAATTATACCGTACCTCCATAGCTGTTGGCGATGCTTCACCAGGCCAGCATTATGGCGAGGGTACTGCTCCTAAAACAAATTATCCGTCATTTACCGCTTATAGTGTGCCGTTGGGCGCTATTGTTTTAAAAGATCTGGACAATTTATTGGTTACGGAAAAAGCCATGTCGGTATCACACCTGGTAAATGCCAGCAGCATGTATCCGTCAGTACAAATGAGCATAGGGCAAGGGGCGGGTGCTACCGCCGCTTTTTGCGCCTTCTTCAAAACCACTACCAAAAAACTAAATGTGAGGATAATACAGGGCGAATTGCTTGATTTTAAAGCATGGCTATTACCATTTACCGATATAAAGCAAAGTGACCCATATTTCCGGTCAATACAGCAAGTTGGGGCTACTGGTTTGCTAAAGGGCGTACAGCAAGTAAATGGCAACAGCGCGGAACTGCTTTTTATGCCGGATTCTATAGTGAATACCGCGGAGGTAGAACCCTTTTTTAAGGAAATTTATTCCCGTGCTTTTTTATGGTTTAACCGTGAAAAACCGGCCGAAAAATTTACGCAGGGCAATCTTCTTTCATTTATTAGTGAGATCACTTTAACCGAACCAAAGGCCCTGCAGATCAGCATGCAGAAAGCCTGGAAAACGCAATATAAATTCACGTCAGATTTTGATATGAACCGCCCTGTTACACGTCGTGAGTTTGCCGTTTTAACCAACAAATTCCTGAACCCATTTGCCCGCACGGTTGATGTGACCGGAAGAATGCTGAATTAA
- a CDS encoding YfiT family bacillithiol transferase, producing MTDEQMKFPIGKFAPPASYTNEDIRQWIDDIKTLPGKLRHAITGLNYQELDTPYRRGGWTLRQVIHHLADSHMNSITRFKLALTENNPVIKPYEEADWALLPDYRLPVEPSLKMLEGIHQRFVALFESFTENEWARTFVHPASGETISLIRALATYAWHSNHHLAHVTETVKKFHVKHEVKG from the coding sequence ATGACAGACGAACAAATGAAATTCCCGATAGGGAAATTTGCACCTCCTGCATCATATACCAATGAAGATATACGCCAGTGGATTGATGACATTAAAACGCTGCCCGGCAAATTACGGCATGCCATTACCGGTTTAAACTACCAGGAGCTTGATACACCATACCGCAGAGGTGGTTGGACACTAAGACAGGTAATACACCACCTGGCCGATAGCCACATGAACTCTATTACCCGTTTTAAACTGGCATTAACCGAAAACAACCCGGTTATAAAACCATATGAAGAAGCCGATTGGGCGCTGTTGCCCGATTATCGCTTACCAGTTGAGCCATCATTAAAAATGCTGGAGGGTATACACCAGCGTTTTGTTGCCTTATTTGAAAGTTTTACCGAGAATGAATGGGCCCGAACATTTGTGCACCCCGCATCGGGCGAAACCATATCGCTTATCAGGGCGTTGGCAACCTATGCCTGGCATAGCAACCATCATTTAGCACACGTTACCGAAACAGTAAAGAAATTTCATGTGAAACACGAGGTGAAAGGATAA
- a CDS encoding ATP-binding protein translates to MTTSGKIRLLLTLIGICLLFTAIIVQKTYAPVNNLVQIGRTVENNLHQKEAYVNGLINDKLKFRLFKYLPDNEQDALNDIDEITNRNNIWFVTLYNNHLRFWSGIKVIPDNLAGITEGYSFIKQPNGYYETVRKSKGDFSVIFFIPIKTNYAFENQYLQNTFNRDLVKENNIDIADFSDRNVYEVHSSNNDYLFSVKEKANAVNDAFVYYELTVWILTILTLCILMHNVCCYVASKDYAWVAAVFLALFIVLFRYINLHYNLPDFTYTLSVFNPAYYASSVVYPSLGDFCINILCILWFVTFLHQQRHRLFNTTPAKVSSYVIAITCILILIVISALFLNLFYGLVINSKISFNVNNVLSLSGFSLLGVLMVCFSFLAFYIINEIALFVCLKLIIPRSHLLFLFIISVILTTVTFAWYKEYTSFYLLWAILVIVRAYGFLYHNGRLNAVTFLCIVLICSLISAIKLNQFETIKERGTREALVQKLEVPDDATADYIFKRIEGQIVADSAIVSYFKQDSLHNRDFLKTRFQKLYFDGYLSKYEFKVHEYNEKDEPVTGDNYSLNVFKDLVLYSSFKVSDYFYRENESFGFQNYFAILPVNYAGRQLGTLVIELKSKPLQSSGSFPELLIDGHIKSEDEFKDYSYAFYIDNKLLSQRGNYVYTLNNTEFNGDIKKYQIKITRSNNGEWYDNFTTYNHLIYKPSNRNLIIVSKEVNSLYNGITSLTFFFVVLLMFSAVIVGIRWAWKRIRIFSITENGIKWHLRLNFDRILYRTRIQFSMIFAVMITLIMVGFITFISISTQYHTQQDKMIRDKITRIVTAFESGIFNKYIYNVNEESQVSFNELANNYSTDLILYDTNGVPLVTTQPKIYEYGLSAKRMNARAFIYLSRLQKSEFVNEEKIGGLSYKAAYAPIISSNKTIAYIQLPYFSNEADYRERISSLLNVMINVYAVVFIAIGLFAIIIARQITAPLNFIQESLSKTIYGKKNEHIKWARNDEIGALIKEYNKMISALEHSAHRLAQSERESAWREMAKQVAHEIKNPLTPLKLGLQLLDKSWKDKDPKFDQKFERFSRSFVEQIESLSSIASEFSAFAKMPDTRIEQINIFEMLGQAVTIFKQMDNIYITYQPPEAPFIISADRDQLLRCFNNLLKNAIEATPPDRKGEIDINYLITSKNVLLTIKDNGNGIPENMREKIFEPNFTTKSSGTGLGLAFVKNSIENANGKIWFETTIGSGTAFYLSFPAAS, encoded by the coding sequence TTGACTACCTCCGGAAAAATACGTTTGTTGTTGACCCTGATAGGCATTTGTTTATTATTTACGGCTATTATTGTCCAAAAAACGTATGCGCCGGTAAATAATCTGGTACAAATCGGCCGTACGGTAGAAAATAATCTGCACCAAAAAGAGGCTTATGTAAATGGGCTTATAAACGATAAATTAAAATTCAGGCTGTTTAAATACCTGCCCGATAATGAGCAGGATGCACTTAATGATATTGATGAAATAACCAATCGTAACAACATTTGGTTTGTTACACTCTATAATAACCACCTCAGGTTTTGGAGCGGTATAAAAGTAATTCCTGATAATTTAGCAGGCATAACCGAAGGCTACTCATTTATTAAGCAGCCCAATGGTTATTATGAAACCGTAAGAAAAAGTAAAGGTGATTTTTCCGTTATTTTTTTTATTCCTATAAAAACCAATTACGCGTTTGAAAACCAATATCTTCAAAATACTTTTAACCGCGATCTGGTTAAGGAGAACAACATTGACATAGCCGATTTTTCTGATCGAAACGTATATGAGGTACACAGTAGCAATAACGATTATTTATTCTCTGTAAAAGAGAAGGCAAATGCGGTTAATGATGCGTTTGTTTATTATGAACTGACCGTTTGGATATTAACTATCCTGACATTGTGTATTTTAATGCATAATGTCTGTTGCTACGTAGCATCAAAAGACTATGCATGGGTTGCGGCAGTTTTTTTGGCTTTGTTTATTGTATTGTTCAGGTATATTAATCTGCATTACAACCTACCCGATTTTACATATACACTTTCCGTTTTTAATCCGGCATATTATGCTTCGAGCGTGGTATATCCTTCCCTGGGCGATTTTTGTATCAATATTTTGTGTATACTCTGGTTTGTTACTTTCCTGCATCAGCAACGGCATCGCTTGTTTAATACTACACCGGCTAAGGTTTCAAGTTATGTTATTGCAATAACCTGTATATTGATACTTATTGTAATATCAGCCTTGTTTTTAAATTTATTTTATGGCCTGGTTATCAATTCAAAAATAAGTTTTAATGTAAATAACGTACTTAGCCTTTCAGGATTCAGTTTACTCGGGGTATTAATGGTGTGCTTTAGCTTCCTGGCGTTTTACATCATTAATGAAATTGCGCTCTTTGTTTGTTTAAAGCTTATTATACCACGTTCGCACCTACTATTTCTTTTCATAATTAGCGTTATTTTAACAACAGTGACTTTTGCATGGTATAAAGAGTATACATCTTTTTACCTGCTATGGGCAATATTGGTTATTGTAAGAGCCTACGGTTTTTTATATCATAACGGGCGACTTAACGCGGTAACTTTTCTTTGTATTGTATTAATATGCTCACTTATATCAGCTATAAAACTTAACCAGTTTGAAACTATAAAAGAAAGGGGAACACGTGAAGCCCTGGTTCAAAAACTGGAGGTACCTGATGACGCAACCGCAGACTATATTTTTAAACGAATAGAAGGGCAGATAGTTGCCGATTCGGCAATCGTCTCGTACTTTAAGCAGGACTCATTGCATAACCGGGATTTTCTGAAAACCCGTTTTCAAAAGCTTTATTTTGATGGTTATCTGTCAAAATATGAATTTAAAGTACATGAGTATAACGAAAAAGACGAGCCTGTAACAGGTGATAATTATTCGTTAAATGTATTTAAAGACCTGGTGCTGTATAGTTCATTTAAGGTATCAGATTACTTCTATCGCGAAAACGAATCTTTCGGATTTCAAAATTACTTTGCCATACTGCCTGTTAATTATGCCGGTAGGCAACTGGGTACATTGGTAATTGAATTAAAATCAAAACCGCTGCAATCGTCGGGCTCATTTCCAGAATTACTGATTGATGGCCATATAAAATCTGAAGATGAATTTAAAGATTACTCTTATGCCTTCTATATCGACAATAAATTGTTAAGCCAGAGAGGTAATTATGTTTATACGCTTAATAATACGGAGTTTAATGGTGATATTAAGAAATATCAAATTAAAATTACCCGAAGTAATAATGGAGAGTGGTATGATAACTTTACAACTTATAACCATCTCATATACAAACCCAGTAACCGTAACTTAATAATAGTAAGCAAGGAGGTTAATTCTTTATATAATGGAATAACCTCCCTCACATTCTTTTTTGTGGTATTGCTCATGTTTAGCGCCGTAATTGTGGGTATCAGATGGGCATGGAAGCGCATCAGGATATTTAGCATTACCGAAAATGGCATTAAATGGCACTTGAGATTAAATTTCGATAGGATATTATACAGAACACGAATACAATTCTCTATGATCTTCGCTGTAATGATAACGCTCATTATGGTAGGGTTTATCACATTTATATCCATCAGTACACAATATCACACCCAGCAGGATAAAATGATCCGCGATAAAATAACGCGTATAGTTACAGCGTTTGAAAGTGGTATTTTCAACAAGTATATATATAATGTAAACGAAGAAAGCCAGGTTAGTTTTAACGAACTGGCTAATAATTATTCAACCGATCTGATCCTGTATGATACCAATGGAGTACCACTTGTAACCACTCAGCCCAAAATTTATGAATACGGATTATCGGCTAAAAGAATGAACGCGAGGGCATTTATTTACTTAAGCAGGCTGCAAAAATCGGAGTTCGTAAACGAAGAGAAAATAGGCGGGTTAAGTTACAAAGCAGCTTATGCGCCAATCATTAGTTCAAATAAAACCATTGCTTACATTCAGTTACCCTATTTTTCTAATGAGGCTGATTATCGGGAACGGATCAGTTCATTGCTCAATGTAATGATCAATGTATATGCTGTAGTATTTATAGCTATTGGTTTGTTCGCCATTATTATAGCCCGGCAAATTACAGCTCCCCTAAACTTTATTCAGGAAAGTTTGAGTAAAACCATATATGGCAAGAAGAATGAGCATATTAAATGGGCGCGTAATGATGAAATAGGGGCCCTTATAAAAGAGTATAATAAAATGATATCGGCCCTGGAGCATAGTGCCCACCGGCTGGCGCAATCAGAGCGCGAAAGTGCCTGGCGCGAAATGGCCAAACAGGTGGCGCACGAAATTAAAAATCCCTTAACCCCTTTAAAGCTGGGTTTGCAGCTGCTTGATAAATCATGGAAAGATAAGGATCCTAAGTTTGATCAGAAGTTTGAGCGTTTCAGCAGATCATTTGTTGAGCAGATCGAGAGCTTGTCGTCCATTGCGTCTGAATTTTCAGCTTTTGCCAAAATGCCGGATACACGTATAGAGCAGATCAATATTTTTGAAATGCTGGGTCAGGCGGTAACCATTTTTAAACAAATGGATAATATCTATATTACTTATCAGCCACCCGAAGCTCCGTTTATCATCAGTGCTGATCGTGATCAGTTATTGCGCTGCTTTAACAATCTGTTAAAAAACGCCATAGAAGCCACCCCTCCGGACAGGAAGGGTGAGATAGATATTAATTATCTGATAACGAGCAAAAATGTTTTACTCACCATAAAGGATAATGGCAACGGGATACCCGAAAACATGCGCGAGAAAATATTTGAACCAAACTTTACCACTAAAAGTTCCGGAACAGGGTTAGGACTGGCATTTGTTAAAAATTCCATTGAAAATGCCAATGGTAAAATTTGGTTCGAAACTACCATAGGCAGTGGCACCGCGTTTTATCTGAGTTTCCCGGCCGCGAGTTAA